One genomic segment of Peribacillus muralis includes these proteins:
- a CDS encoding YczI family protein gives MLKSLQIILSITVTALAGHVLITGDFKFQPYMMLFFGLTMLVMGLREFQKGQKGYGWLSIVLFIFSIFVSIQSFLLK, from the coding sequence TTGTTAAAGTCTTTGCAAATAATTTTATCCATAACAGTCACTGCACTTGCAGGACATGTATTGATTACTGGTGATTTTAAGTTTCAACCATATATGATGTTGTTTTTTGGTTTAACGATGTTGGTAATGGGATTAAGAGAATTTCAAAAGGGACAAAAAGGTTACGGCTGGCTAAGTATAGTTTTATTTATATTTAGTATATTTGTATCAATCCAAAGTTTCTTATTGAAGTAA
- a CDS encoding DUF4181 domain-containing protein, whose product MESVFVKLILVLSIFGLFLFFINKVLRKWLNVEKKKFFSYGHVNDKHKKIDWTIRIIFIVFMFIGVFTNVKRDPLEHIWFLETQILLFVFIIALETARVIMEKRYAENRNDYIFSTIQLAIILIFLLSVFTTDFFGLLKW is encoded by the coding sequence GTGGAGAGTGTTTTCGTAAAGTTAATTTTAGTTTTATCTATTTTTGGACTTTTTCTCTTTTTCATTAATAAAGTTTTGAGAAAATGGCTTAATGTTGAAAAGAAAAAATTTTTTTCCTATGGCCATGTAAATGATAAACACAAAAAAATTGATTGGACAATTAGAATCATTTTTATTGTCTTTATGTTTATCGGTGTTTTCACTAACGTCAAACGTGACCCTTTAGAGCATATTTGGTTTTTGGAAACGCAGATCCTTCTGTTTGTTTTTATAATTGCACTTGAAACAGCTAGAGTAATTATGGAGAAGAGATATGCAGAAAATAGAAATGATTATATTTTTTCAACTATTCAATTAGCGATAATATTAATATTTTTACTTTCAGTGTTTACGACTGATTTTTTTGGATTGTTGAAATGGTAA